The Vibrio aerogenes nucleotide sequence GAGATTATGACGGATTCAGCACTTGAACAGAAATTACGGCAGCTGATGACAGATAAGCCCGCAGCTTAAACATTCCTCCCTGAATGTTTCCCCTTTTCTTTTCAGAAAGCGAATACCCGATTCAAATAAACAAAGAAACAAAGGGCTAACCATCGCGACGACTTGAAGCTTTTCAGGACTGGAATCCTTAAAGCTTATCCTGACCTGCGCACTTTGAAGCTCACTGAAAGGAATTTTTGGTCTGTTTTAAAGTGGCTGTCCCCACAGCAACGTGGTGGTTCAGCGCTAATCAACGGCTGTGAATCGTTGCTCATTACCGGACAGCTCTGCTTTATGTTCTGTCATCCATCGGGCAAGAGAATCCAGGGTCGGTTTTAATGTCTTTCCCAATTTTGTGATCTGATATTCGACTCTTGGCGGCATCTCGGGGTAGACAGTTCTTGTGACCAGCCCCAGAGCCTCAAATGATCGTAGCTGTTTGGTTAACTCTTTCTGAGTGATGGAGCCGATGGCTCTTTGCAAAGCGCCAAAACGAATCACATCATCAGTCACAATGAGCCGGTACAAGATTGGAATTGCCCATTTACCTGAAATGATACTGACAAAATCAACCATTGGGCAGCCAGAGCCGGATTTTACAGAAATATCTGTACTTTTCTCTTTAGTATCCATTTGGTACCTACTTTATTATTGATACTTTTGTGTTTGATAATGAGTGTTTTCCAGTTAAATCACAAGAGAGGAAATACGAATGTCACAAAGAATGTTCAATAAATATGCATTGATTACCGGTGGAACTGGTGGAATTGGGCTGGAGACAGCACATCAGTTTCAGGAAGAGGGAGCAAAAGTCATTGTCACCGGACGAAGTTCAAAGGGTATAGAACATGCCAGACAGCGATTAACAGACGCTGCTGTATTTATCAAAAATGATGCCTCTGATTTGGCTCAGCAAAGAGAGCTGGCTGCCAGTCTTATTTGCCGGATACCCCGGTTAGATGTGTTATATATCAATGCCGGAGATGTGACACATCAACCACTTGAAGCCTGGGATGAGGCGGGCTTTGATCAAGTGATGGCAACCAACTTAAAAGGTCCGTTTTTCTTGATTCAGTCTTTATTGCCTCTGCTGTCGGACTCAGCATCAATTATTTTATGTGGTACGGTTTCTGCTCATATTGGTTTAGCCCAGAGTAGTGTGTATGCAGCCAGTAAAGCGGGTTTAATTTCTTTAGCGCGAACATTATCCGGAGAACTCAAACACCGGGGCATTCGGGTAAACGCATTGAGTCCGGGGCCGACACAGACCGATGCATTTGATAAATTTGGTTTACCGGAAGCTGAAAAAAATGAATTAATAGAACAGGTGAAAGATCTTGTTCCGTTAAACCGGATGGGGAAACCAACGGAACTGGCAAAAGCCGCTGTATTTATGGCTTCAGATGAGTCCTCATATATGTTGGGTTCTGAGTTGTTGATTGATGGTGGCGTCGGAAATCTGTAATTAAATTTAGCTGTGCACTTTAATGAATTTACTGTTTATGCATTTACCGGATTCGATGAGGGTTGTTCCGTCCATTATCGCCATGGACGGCGATAAAAAGCGTTCTGGAACCCCTCGTTCCCACGGTCTCCGTGGGAATGCATACCAAGCAGCGCAGGGATGCGCTGCTTGGATCAACAAGATTTGATGCCACATCAAGTGCCATACTTCAAATCCGATCCGTAAGACTGAGCAACGTGTCCTCCACTGCCTGTGCCAGCGGTGTATGCGGTTCTGTGCCTAATAACTCAATCAGTCGCCGGTTACGCATTTGTGCGCTATGGCGCCACAAATACCGAACTTCGCTGATTTCCCGCATGGTCTGACTGAAAGGGGACAGTAACCGGAATAACCACCAGGGAAAGGGTTTAATGCCGGGTTGATTACCGCTGTGTTTTGCCATCAGTTTACCAATGAGATGCACCATGTCTGTCCCGCTGATATCCTGATGGCCTGCCATATGAATATTTTCAAACGGTTTTAACTGAGTGCGGATTTCCAGCAAGCGAACGATCGTTTCTGCCACATCCGGCAGATAAGACCACTGATGACTGATACCGGGCATTGCCGGATTCAGCAGCGTTTTAGCCGGGTTGCGGCTGGCAAGCAGTCCCTGAGAAAACCAGTTATTGCCCGCATCCGGGCCAAAAAAATCCCCGGCCCGGACGACGATGACCGGGTTGCCTTGTTTTGCGCAGGTTTTTAAGCGTTGCTCCATTTGCACCCTGAGCTGCCCTTTACGGGTATTTGGGTGTTGTGGGGTATCTTCGTCAATCACCGGGAAGGCATCCGGACCATAGTTATACAATGTGCCGGGTAAGACAATCGTTGCCCCGGCCTGCTTTGCGGCCTGAATGGTATTTTCAAGCATTGGCAGCACCAGTCTGTCCCAGTTTTTGTAACCGGGTGGGTTGACGGCGTGAATGATAGCGGAACATCCCCTCGCAGCCTTGCAGACATCCCCGCATTTCATTGCATCGCCGGTGATGGGGTGAATATTGTCTGAAGGGATTGATGGTTGATTTTCCCGGCGGGCGAAGGCGTTGACCTGCCAACCTGATTCAAGCATTTGCCGGGTGACAGCCTGTCCGATGCCGCCATTTGCGCCCACGACTAGTGCGGTTTTCTGTGTCATGGTCATTTCCTCCGTTTGTGTGAAACACGCTCTAGTCTAAGCACG carries:
- a CDS encoding winged helix-turn-helix transcriptional regulator — encoded protein: MDTKEKSTDISVKSGSGCPMVDFVSIISGKWAIPILYRLIVTDDVIRFGALQRAIGSITQKELTKQLRSFEALGLVTRTVYPEMPPRVEYQITKLGKTLKPTLDSLARWMTEHKAELSGNEQRFTAVD
- a CDS encoding SDR family oxidoreductase; translated protein: MSQRMFNKYALITGGTGGIGLETAHQFQEEGAKVIVTGRSSKGIEHARQRLTDAAVFIKNDASDLAQQRELAASLICRIPRLDVLYINAGDVTHQPLEAWDEAGFDQVMATNLKGPFFLIQSLLPLLSDSASIILCGTVSAHIGLAQSSVYAASKAGLISLARTLSGELKHRGIRVNALSPGPTQTDAFDKFGLPEAEKNELIEQVKDLVPLNRMGKPTELAKAAVFMASDESSYMLGSELLIDGGVGNL
- a CDS encoding NAD(P)H-binding protein codes for the protein MTQKTALVVGANGGIGQAVTRQMLESGWQVNAFARRENQPSIPSDNIHPITGDAMKCGDVCKAARGCSAIIHAVNPPGYKNWDRLVLPMLENTIQAAKQAGATIVLPGTLYNYGPDAFPVIDEDTPQHPNTRKGQLRVQMEQRLKTCAKQGNPVIVVRAGDFFGPDAGNNWFSQGLLASRNPAKTLLNPAMPGISHQWSYLPDVAETIVRLLEIRTQLKPFENIHMAGHQDISGTDMVHLIGKLMAKHSGNQPGIKPFPWWLFRLLSPFSQTMREISEVRYLWRHSAQMRNRRLIELLGTEPHTPLAQAVEDTLLSLTDRI